The Arcobacter porcinus sequence ATATCCAAAAGAGTTAAATACACCTAAAACACTACCTCTTTGATGAACTTTTGCAAATTTTGAAGTAAGAGATTGCATTATTGGTTCATGCATATTAAATCCAATAAAAAATATTACAACACCAATAGAAAAAACTAAAGCACTAGAACTAAAACCAATAATTAAATAAGAGATTATAAAAAATAGAATTCCAATAACTAAAACTTCTCTATATTTTCCTTTTTTCTCAGCTAATATTGCAGCAGGTCCCATTGCAAGAAGACCTAAAATCATTGAAGGAATATAAACTTGCCATAAATCTTTTATATCCCAGTTATATGTTTTTGTAAGAATAATAGGAATAACTAAAAATGCAAAAGTCATTAAAGCTTTTTGTAAAAAGTTTGTAATATGCATTCTATTTATATTTGAATTTCCTAAAACATCTTTTAGTCTTAGTTTCTCATTATATGTATGAGTAATAATAGGAGGATTTGGTACTTTTTTTACTAAAACATAAATTGCGATTAAAGATAGAATCATTGTTATATAAAATAGAACAGGAACACCAGCATATCCACCAATAATTGGACCAAACATCATAGCAAGAGCAAAAGATATTCCAATAAAACCACCCATTATAGCCATTGCTTTTGATCTTTGCTCCTCTTTTACAATATCACTAATCATAGCTGTAACAACTGCACCAATAGCACCAGCTCCTTGTAAAAGACGACCAAGCATCAATGTAAAAATATCTGTTGCAATGGCACAGATAAAAGAACCAATAGCAAAAAGTAGAAGACCAGTTATAATTGTTCCTTTTCTTCCTAGTTTATCACTCATAATTCCAAAAGGAATTTGAAAAATAACTTGAGTTAAAG is a genomic window containing:
- a CDS encoding MFS transporter, with the protein product MFKSVLPLSFIVALRFFGLFIVLPVISVYALSLEGANATLVGIVVGGYALTQVIFQIPFGIMSDKLGRKGTIITGLLLFAIGSFICAIATDIFTLMLGRLLQGAGAIGAVVTAMISDIVKEEQRSKAMAIMGGFIGISFALAMMFGPIIGGYAGVPVLFYITMILSLIAIYVLVKKVPNPPIITHTYNEKLRLKDVLGNSNINRMHITNFLQKALMTFAFLVIPIILTKTYNWDIKDLWQVYIPSMILGLLAMGPAAILAEKKGKYREVLVIGILFFIISYLIIGFSSSALVFSIGVVIFFIGFNMHEPIMQSLTSKFAKVHQRGSVLGVFNSFGYLGTFFGGIFGGMFLDKLSAYELENFTTIIASICVLWILLIAIMKNPSKTKNLYLSLDEYKSSNLNKLSENLNIDEWYINNTENIVVIKYSEENIKEDEIKDILK